A window of the Comamonas sp. Y33R10-2 genome harbors these coding sequences:
- the ccoP gene encoding cytochrome-c oxidase, cbb3-type subunit III — MSDFVNNFWSVYVAAITLIGIVGCLVLLFVVARKKVDPTGDNTTGHVWDEDLRELNNPMPKWWIGLFVITIVFSLGYLVAYPGLGAFNGKLDWSQNGAYEREMAKAKTDLEPMYAKFTSMPTEEMAKDPQAMAIGERLFMNNCAQCHGSDARGSKGFPNLADSDWLHGGTPENIKQTIVNGRIGVMPPMAAAVGTGEDVRNVAHYVLSLSGSPHDAVKASLGKSKFVSCAACHGMDGKGNTAMGAPNLADDIWLHGWGEAAIVNIVNKGKHSEMPAQKDKLTDTQISVLASYVWNLSRQDGTAQK; from the coding sequence ATGAGCGATTTCGTAAATAATTTTTGGTCGGTCTATGTCGCGGCGATCACGCTGATCGGCATCGTTGGCTGCTTGGTGCTGCTGTTTGTGGTCGCCCGTAAAAAGGTGGACCCCACAGGCGACAACACCACAGGCCATGTCTGGGACGAAGACCTGCGTGAACTCAACAACCCCATGCCCAAATGGTGGATTGGTTTGTTTGTGATCACCATCGTTTTTAGCTTGGGCTATTTGGTCGCGTACCCCGGTTTGGGTGCCTTTAATGGCAAGCTGGACTGGAGCCAAAACGGTGCCTATGAGCGTGAAATGGCCAAGGCCAAGACCGACTTAGAGCCCATGTACGCCAAGTTCACCAGCATGCCCACCGAAGAAATGGCCAAGGATCCCCAAGCCATGGCCATCGGCGAGCGTCTGTTTATGAACAACTGCGCGCAGTGCCACGGCTCCGATGCTCGCGGCAGCAAGGGCTTCCCCAACTTGGCCGATAGCGACTGGCTGCATGGCGGAACGCCTGAAAACATCAAACAAACCATTGTTAATGGTCGTATTGGCGTGATGCCTCCTATGGCGGCGGCAGTCGGTACGGGCGAAGATGTACGCAATGTGGCGCACTACGTGCTGAGTTTGTCGGGCAGTCCGCACGATGCTGTGAAGGCATCTCTGGGCAAGTCCAAGTTTGTCTCTTGTGCGGCTTGCCACGGTATGGACGGCAAGGGTAACACTGCGATGGGCGCGCCCAATTTGGCGGACGACATCTGGCTGCATGGCTGGGGTGAAGCGGCCATCGTCAACATCGTCAACAAGGGCAAGCACAGCGAAATGCCTGCGCAAAAGGACAAGCTGACCGATACACAAATCTCGGTGCTGGCTTCTTATGTGTGGAATCTGTCGCGTCAAGACGGGACAGCGCAAAAGTAA
- the ccoN gene encoding cytochrome-c oxidase, cbb3-type subunit I — protein MEATNNKAVYYDDTVVRQFSIMAVVWGVVGMAVGVFIAAQLAWPELNFGIPWLSYGRLRPLHTNAVIFAFGGSALFATSYYVVQRTCQTKLFMPKLASLTFWGWQLVIVAAAISLPLGYTQGKEYAELEWPIDLLITVTWVSYAIVFFGTIGIRKVRHIYVANWFFAAFILAVALLHVVNNISIPAGWMKSYSAYAGVQDAMIQWWYGHNAVGFFLTAGFLGMMYYFIPKQAGRPVYSYRLSIVHFWALIFTYMWAGPHHLHYTALPDWTQSVGMVFSLILLAPSWGGMINGIMTLSGAWHKLRDDPILRFLIVSLSFYGMSTFEGPMMAIKTVNALSHYTDWTVGHVHSGALGWVGLITMGSLYYLIPRLFGREKMHSVPAIELHFWMATVGIVLYIAAMWIAGVMQGLMWRAINPDGTLTYTFVESVKATYPFYVIRATGGLLYLGGMLVMAWNTWKTAVAGRPVKVAVPALMAHA, from the coding sequence ATGGAAGCAACAAATAACAAGGCTGTCTATTACGACGATACGGTCGTAAGGCAGTTCTCTATCATGGCGGTGGTTTGGGGGGTGGTGGGTATGGCTGTGGGCGTTTTTATCGCCGCCCAGCTGGCTTGGCCTGAACTCAACTTCGGCATTCCGTGGCTGAGCTACGGGCGTCTGCGCCCGCTGCATACCAATGCCGTGATTTTTGCCTTTGGCGGCTCGGCGCTGTTTGCGACCAGCTACTACGTGGTGCAGCGCACCTGCCAGACCAAACTATTTATGCCCAAGCTGGCCAGCCTTACCTTTTGGGGCTGGCAATTGGTCATTGTGGCGGCGGCTATCAGCTTGCCGCTGGGCTACACGCAAGGCAAGGAATATGCCGAGCTGGAGTGGCCGATTGATCTGCTGATCACCGTGACTTGGGTGTCTTACGCCATTGTGTTTTTCGGCACCATCGGCATCCGCAAAGTGCGCCACATTTATGTGGCCAACTGGTTCTTCGCCGCCTTTATTTTGGCGGTGGCTTTGCTGCATGTGGTGAATAACATCTCCATTCCTGCAGGCTGGATGAAGAGCTACTCGGCCTACGCAGGTGTGCAAGACGCGATGATTCAGTGGTGGTACGGCCATAACGCGGTAGGCTTTTTCTTGACCGCTGGCTTCTTGGGCATGATGTATTACTTCATCCCCAAGCAAGCCGGTCGCCCCGTGTATTCGTACCGCCTGTCGATCGTTCACTTCTGGGCGCTGATCTTCACGTATATGTGGGCCGGCCCTCACCACCTGCACTACACCGCGCTGCCTGACTGGACGCAATCCGTGGGCATGGTGTTCTCGCTGATTCTTCTCGCTCCCAGCTGGGGCGGCATGATCAACGGCATCATGACGCTGTCGGGTGCATGGCACAAACTGCGCGACGATCCTATCTTGCGCTTCTTGATCGTGTCGCTGTCTTTCTACGGCATGTCCACGTTTGAAGGCCCGATGATGGCCATCAAGACCGTCAATGCGCTGAGCCACTACACCGACTGGACAGTGGGTCACGTTCACTCCGGCGCTTTGGGCTGGGTGGGTCTGATCACCATGGGTTCGCTCTACTACCTGATCCCCCGCCTGTTTGGCCGCGAAAAAATGCACTCCGTGCCCGCTATTGAGCTGCACTTCTGGATGGCCACTGTCGGCATCGTGCTGTACATCGCCGCCATGTGGATTGCCGGTGTGATGCAAGGCCTGATGTGGCGCGCCATCAACCCCGATGGAACGCTGACCTACACCTTTGTCGAAAGCGTGAAGGCGACCTATCCCTTCTATGTGATTCGCGCCACCGGTGGCCTGCTGTATCTGGGCGGCATGCTGGTCATGGCTTGGAACACTTGGAAGACTGCCGTGGCCGGTCGTCCCGTGAAGGTGGCTGTGCCAGCCTTGATGGCCCATGCCTAA
- a CDS encoding collagen-like triple helix repeat-containing protein has translation MRNINFKGDSQTEAIAAKNTLKLRTLCSIALIASLSACSSSGSLRSDLGPNGSGGGGIAAGGIGAGGGGNTGGTIGGSTGGSTGGSPGNNNNDASTPPIAGNPNPNPGTGPNPGTGPTPVPPNNSSGVITDANALVVSVLGAATNGTPLSGIAQPAGGILGNVSNAVASVGNGVTTGLSQIGTSSNPVGTTLQGVAPAVGALGASVSAIGQTVSALDKPQLSIVGDVAGLAGGTVQTLGATLSGAQAAVAQLSNSQLVSGLTTQVSQVVNPVVGTVLGTTQNLLQTTGLDQPVNNLLGTVGGVLNHVGNGVTGTGAPIIAPLGAVVSGVGQTVAGLGGALTGSGMQSLNQGLQGGVIGGLTGGAAGAGGTPGGAGGSIGSGNLVGGVLGTVTGITGGVTGGILGGQGGISNGLGGNLVGGVLNTAGGLVGGITEGIGGVGGAGGIGNGPGGNLVGGVLNTAGGLVGGVTGAIGGVGGAGGIGNGAGGNLVGSVLNTAGGLVGGVTAGIGGVAGGSNTGGSTAPVGNLVGGVLGAVTGVVGGLVGGVGAITSGATAGGGTGNTAVSGGATINGSGSLLGGLLGGGLGIGIGGGAVSSSK, from the coding sequence ATGCGAAACATTAATTTCAAGGGTGACTCCCAAACTGAAGCGATTGCAGCTAAAAACACATTGAAGCTGCGCACTTTGTGCAGCATCGCATTAATCGCAAGCCTTTCTGCATGCTCGAGCAGCGGCTCTTTACGCAGTGATTTAGGTCCCAACGGCTCTGGTGGCGGTGGAATTGCAGCTGGAGGCATTGGAGCTGGCGGCGGCGGTAATACCGGCGGAACAATAGGTGGTTCTACAGGCGGTTCCACAGGCGGCTCACCAGGTAACAACAATAACGACGCATCAACGCCACCCATTGCAGGCAACCCCAATCCTAATCCCGGCACAGGCCCTAACCCTGGCACAGGCCCTACGCCAGTGCCTCCCAATAACTCAAGCGGCGTGATTACGGATGCCAACGCCCTTGTCGTTTCTGTACTCGGAGCAGCAACCAATGGCACACCTTTAAGCGGCATTGCTCAACCTGCTGGCGGCATTCTCGGCAACGTCAGCAATGCAGTTGCCAGCGTGGGCAATGGCGTGACTACGGGACTAAGCCAAATCGGCACCTCCTCCAACCCAGTAGGCACTACGTTGCAAGGCGTTGCACCCGCAGTTGGGGCCTTGGGCGCATCGGTCAGCGCTATTGGCCAAACCGTAAGCGCTTTAGATAAGCCCCAGCTGAGCATTGTGGGCGATGTCGCCGGCCTTGCCGGAGGCACTGTGCAGACCCTTGGCGCAACCCTCTCTGGTGCGCAAGCCGCAGTGGCTCAGTTGAGCAATAGCCAACTAGTCTCTGGCCTGACCACACAAGTGAGTCAAGTGGTAAACCCTGTCGTGGGTACTGTTCTCGGCACAACCCAAAATTTGCTGCAAACCACCGGACTTGACCAGCCCGTCAACAACCTTCTTGGAACTGTAGGCGGCGTACTCAATCACGTCGGTAACGGAGTGACCGGGACAGGAGCGCCCATCATCGCCCCCCTTGGAGCTGTCGTTTCTGGTGTCGGCCAAACCGTAGCAGGCTTGGGCGGCGCCCTTACGGGATCAGGAATGCAAAGCTTGAACCAGGGACTGCAGGGCGGCGTCATTGGCGGGCTCACAGGTGGTGCCGCGGGTGCGGGCGGTACACCGGGCGGCGCCGGCGGATCAATCGGTTCTGGCAATCTTGTCGGCGGCGTACTGGGTACGGTCACAGGCATTACGGGCGGTGTCACAGGTGGCATTCTCGGCGGTCAAGGCGGCATCAGTAATGGCCTTGGCGGAAATTTGGTCGGCGGCGTGCTGAACACGGCTGGCGGCTTAGTCGGCGGCATTACCGAAGGTATCGGTGGCGTTGGCGGTGCAGGCGGCATCGGAAATGGCCCTGGCGGAAATTTGGTCGGCGGGGTTCTGAACACGGCTGGCGGCTTAGTCGGCGGCGTCACCGGAGCTATCGGTGGCGTTGGCGGTGCAGGCGGCATCGGGAATGGCGCTGGCGGAAATTTGGTCGGCAGCGTTCTGAACACGGCTGGCGGCTTAGTTGGCGGCGTCACCGCAGGCATTGGCGGTGTAGCAGGCGGCAGCAATACCGGTGGCTCGACAGCTCCTGTCGGTAATTTGGTTGGCGGTGTTTTAGGTGCGGTGACAGGTGTCGTAGGAGGCTTGGTCGGCGGTGTCGGCGCAATCACTTCTGGCGCGACCGCGGGTGGAGGCACGGGCAACACGGCTGTGAGCGGCGGCGCTACGATTAATGGCTCCGGCTCTTTGCTGGGCGGTTTGCTTGGCGGCGGTTTGGGGATTGGTATCGGTGGCGGAGCTGTCTCCAGCAGCAAGTAA
- a CDS encoding CcoQ/FixQ family Cbb3-type cytochrome c oxidase assembly chaperone, with amino-acid sequence MDITTMRIVATLASMACFLGIWWWAYARRNQARFDEAAQLPFLQED; translated from the coding sequence ATGGATATCACCACCATGCGCATTGTTGCCACGCTGGCATCGATGGCCTGCTTCCTGGGCATTTGGTGGTGGGCGTATGCCCGCCGCAATCAGGCCCGTTTTGACGAAGCAGCTCAGTTGCCCTTCCTGCAGGAAGATTGA
- the ccoG gene encoding cytochrome c oxidase accessory protein CcoG, whose translation MQSDKGNARKIIPIATAEPDEGHSKVPMFVSEQKVYSRSITGLFARWRWAMVVLTQLFFYGMPWLQWGERQMLLFDLEARRFYIFGLVLYPQDFIYLTGLLIISALALFLFTAVAGRLWCGFSCPQTVYTEIFVWIESKVEGERSARMRLDKNGWTFEKVWKKSLKQFLWLAVALWTGFTFVGYFVPIRELATQLFALQGGWQIFWVLFYAFATYGNAGYMREQVCKYMCPYARFQSAMFDNDTMVVSYDTGRGEGRGPRKKGVDYQSQGLGDCIDCSLCVQVCPVGIDIRKGLQYECIGCGLCIDACNTVMDKMEYPRGLIRLTTQNAITKAWKHAQVIRRIFRPRVLIYSAVLVALSIAMIASLVMREPLKVDIIRDRGALSRIVAGGKLENVYRLQIMNATESEQHYRISAVGLDQLQVASEQEVVVGPAETRGIAVRLQIPYGSADAGSHPVHFNVDAVSVGSGKVSEKTVFLVPR comes from the coding sequence ATGCAATCCGACAAAGGGAATGCTCGCAAGATCATCCCGATTGCGACTGCCGAGCCTGATGAGGGGCACAGCAAAGTTCCGATGTTTGTGTCGGAGCAAAAGGTTTACTCGCGCTCCATCACGGGCCTGTTTGCGCGCTGGCGCTGGGCGATGGTGGTTTTGACCCAGCTGTTCTTCTATGGCATGCCCTGGTTGCAATGGGGCGAGCGCCAGATGCTGCTGTTCGATCTGGAAGCGCGGCGCTTTTATATTTTTGGTCTGGTTCTGTACCCGCAGGACTTTATCTATTTGACGGGCCTATTGATCATCTCGGCGCTGGCGCTGTTCTTGTTTACGGCGGTGGCAGGGCGGCTGTGGTGCGGCTTTTCTTGCCCGCAGACGGTTTACACCGAGATCTTTGTCTGGATTGAAAGCAAGGTGGAAGGCGAGCGCAGCGCGCGCATGCGCCTTGATAAAAACGGCTGGACGTTTGAGAAAGTCTGGAAAAAGTCGCTCAAGCAGTTTCTCTGGCTGGCGGTGGCGCTGTGGACGGGTTTTACCTTCGTCGGCTACTTTGTCCCCATTCGTGAGTTGGCCACGCAGTTGTTTGCTCTGCAAGGGGGCTGGCAAATTTTCTGGGTGCTGTTCTACGCTTTTGCCACCTACGGCAATGCAGGCTATATGCGCGAGCAGGTCTGCAAATACATGTGCCCCTATGCGCGCTTTCAAAGTGCCATGTTTGATAACGACACCATGGTCGTCAGCTACGACACCGGTCGCGGTGAAGGTCGCGGGCCGCGCAAAAAAGGCGTGGATTACCAAAGTCAGGGCTTGGGCGACTGTATTGATTGCAGCTTGTGCGTGCAGGTTTGCCCCGTAGGTATCGACATCCGAAAAGGCTTGCAGTACGAATGCATTGGCTGCGGCCTGTGCATTGATGCTTGCAACACCGTGATGGACAAGATGGAGTACCCGCGTGGCCTGATTCGCCTGACTACGCAAAACGCCATCACCAAAGCGTGGAAGCATGCACAGGTTATTCGCCGCATCTTCCGTCCACGGGTGCTGATTTACTCCGCCGTGCTGGTGGCGCTCAGCATCGCCATGATTGCGAGTCTGGTCATGCGCGAGCCGCTGAAGGTGGACATCATTCGCGACCGCGGGGCGCTCTCGCGCATTGTGGCTGGTGGCAAGCTGGAGAACGTTTACCGCCTGCAGATCATGAACGCCACAGAGTCTGAGCAGCACTACCGCATCAGCGCTGTGGGCTTGGATCAGCTGCAAGTCGCATCTGAGCAAGAAGTGGTCGTCGGCCCGGCTGAGACGCGCGGTATTGCCGTGCGGCTGCAAATTCCCTACGGCTCGGCAGATGCAGGCTCGCACCCAGTTCACTTTAATGTGGATGCGGTCAGCGTTGGCTCAGGCAAGGTGTCTGAGAAAACGGTCTTCCTCGTTCCGCGTTAA
- a CDS encoding cation-translocating P-type ATPase — translation MLAETGFLHSPPVLTHLLDDPQEWRSFGRPVIEGARQGSKALALEDATESQDWDSFVVLEGMHCAACALTIEDALKAVPGVKAAEVSAATRRARVQWHSAHVLPSQWMEAISRAGYHALPARDAFARELRQAETRRALWRWLVAGLCMMQVMMYAWPAYTAIPGDLSLEMERLLRWASWVLSLPVIVFCCGPFFKSALKDISQRRVSMDLPVALGMFITFVISTLGTFDPAGPFGQEVFFDSLTMFVFFLLTGRWLELRLRDRTAGALEAVMNRLPDSVLRQTEAGEFERVAIRRLRVGDVVRVLAGEAFPADGHIVRGTTYADEALLTGESTAVLRSTGDAVTTGSYNLDSVVDVRVDSVGEGTRFAQIVSLMESASLQKPTLAQLADKVARPFLIVVLLAALAAAVWWWPTDPGKALMVAVAVLIVTCPCALSLATPVAMLTAAGTLARSGVLVRNLQGLEALAAVDTLVFDKTGTLTRDGLVLRALMPAVGQSTDDALSLAALLARQSMHPASKALAQAAVAAQLPVSDWLLDSVQEVAGSGLDVWVQARVVAGQRRHLRLGSAAHVQVAELAPHELGQSVLLAEEIQAGESQGRWVALAQFHLSEDVRPEAVQVIADLKQQGVNVLLLSGDRSAAVATVAAKLGIEQARGDCKPQDKLAAMQAAQAAGHKVAMVGDGLNDGPVLAGAHVSFAFGKAVPLAQSKADFVVLGESLELVLQSLLLARKTLSVVRQNLGWAAAYNAVSIPLALMGWMPAWLAGLGMALSSLLVVANAARLARSISPATLPIQSDALTVAQPLAATAPLAQGGL, via the coding sequence ATGCTTGCTGAGACTGGTTTTTTGCATTCGCCACCGGTGCTGACGCACCTGTTGGATGATCCGCAAGAGTGGCGCTCATTTGGCCGCCCTGTTATTGAAGGTGCTCGCCAAGGCTCCAAGGCTTTAGCTCTCGAAGACGCGACCGAGTCCCAGGATTGGGACTCTTTTGTGGTGCTTGAGGGTATGCACTGCGCTGCGTGCGCGCTGACGATTGAGGATGCGCTCAAAGCCGTGCCTGGCGTTAAGGCCGCTGAAGTCAGCGCCGCAACGCGCCGGGCTCGTGTTCAGTGGCATAGCGCTCATGTGCTTCCATCTCAGTGGATGGAGGCGATATCGCGTGCGGGCTATCACGCACTTCCAGCCCGCGATGCGTTTGCGCGTGAGTTGCGGCAGGCTGAAACACGCCGCGCACTGTGGCGCTGGCTGGTGGCGGGCCTATGCATGATGCAGGTGATGATGTATGCATGGCCTGCGTACACGGCTATTCCCGGCGATTTGTCGCTGGAGATGGAGAGGCTGCTGCGCTGGGCGTCATGGGTGCTTTCTTTGCCGGTGATTGTGTTTTGCTGCGGCCCGTTTTTTAAAAGCGCGCTCAAAGACATCAGCCAGCGCCGCGTGAGCATGGATTTGCCCGTGGCTTTGGGCATGTTCATCACTTTCGTCATCAGCACGCTGGGCACGTTTGACCCGGCTGGGCCTTTCGGTCAAGAAGTCTTTTTTGACTCGTTGACCATGTTCGTTTTCTTCTTGCTCACGGGCCGCTGGCTGGAGCTGCGCCTGCGCGACCGCACGGCTGGCGCGCTTGAGGCGGTGATGAACCGCCTGCCTGATTCTGTGCTGCGCCAAACCGAAGCGGGCGAGTTTGAACGTGTTGCCATACGCCGCCTGCGCGTGGGCGATGTGGTGCGGGTGCTGGCGGGTGAGGCCTTTCCCGCTGACGGCCACATCGTGCGCGGCACCACCTATGCGGATGAGGCGCTGCTGACAGGTGAATCCACAGCGGTTTTGCGCTCTACTGGCGATGCAGTAACGACAGGTAGCTATAACTTAGATAGCGTCGTCGATGTGCGCGTGGACAGCGTAGGCGAGGGCACCCGCTTTGCGCAAATCGTCAGTTTGATGGAAAGCGCATCGCTGCAAAAGCCCACCTTGGCCCAGTTGGCCGACAAGGTAGCGCGCCCCTTTTTAATTGTGGTGCTGTTGGCTGCGCTGGCCGCTGCCGTGTGGTGGTGGCCTACCGATCCTGGCAAGGCGTTGATGGTGGCGGTGGCCGTACTCATCGTGACTTGCCCTTGCGCCCTGTCTTTGGCGACACCCGTGGCCATGCTGACAGCCGCTGGCACCTTGGCGCGCAGCGGCGTGCTGGTGCGCAACCTGCAAGGGCTTGAGGCATTGGCTGCGGTGGACACGCTGGTGTTTGATAAGACCGGCACCTTGACCCGCGATGGCTTGGTGCTGCGCGCCCTAATGCCTGCTGTAGGGCAGAGCACAGACGACGCCCTGAGCCTTGCCGCTTTGCTGGCGCGCCAGTCTATGCACCCGGCATCGAAAGCGCTGGCGCAGGCCGCAGTGGCAGCGCAGTTGCCAGTGAGCGATTGGTTGCTCGACTCTGTGCAGGAAGTCGCGGGTAGTGGGCTGGATGTGTGGGTTCAGGCCCGTGTGGTCGCTGGGCAGCGTCGCCATCTGCGTTTAGGTTCTGCTGCCCATGTGCAAGTGGCCGAGTTGGCCCCGCATGAGTTAGGTCAAAGCGTCTTGCTGGCCGAAGAAATACAAGCTGGAGAGTCGCAAGGGCGCTGGGTGGCTTTGGCCCAGTTCCACTTGAGTGAAGATGTGCGCCCCGAGGCGGTGCAGGTAATTGCGGATCTCAAGCAGCAAGGCGTGAACGTGTTGCTGCTGTCAGGCGACCGTTCTGCTGCGGTGGCAACCGTGGCGGCCAAGCTAGGTATTGAGCAAGCCCGTGGCGACTGCAAGCCACAAGACAAGCTGGCCGCTATGCAGGCGGCGCAGGCCGCTGGCCACAAGGTAGCCATGGTGGGGGACGGCTTGAATGACGGCCCAGTCTTGGCTGGAGCCCATGTCTCTTTTGCCTTTGGCAAAGCGGTGCCGCTCGCGCAGTCGAAAGCGGATTTTGTGGTGCTGGGCGAAAGCTTGGAGCTGGTGCTGCAAAGCCTGCTGCTGGCGCGCAAGACCTTGTCTGTGGTGCGGCAGAACTTGGGCTGGGCTGCGGCTTACAACGCTGTCTCCATCCCTTTGGCACTGATGGGCTGGATGCCGGCTTGGCTGGCCGGACTTGGCATGGCGCTGAGCTCGTTGCTGGTGGTAGCTAACGCAGCGCGGCTGGCGCGAAGTATTTCCCCGGCGACCTTGCCAATTCAATCTGACGCGCTGACGGTTGCCCAACCTTTGGCTGCGACTGCTCCGCTCGCCCAAGGAGGGTTGTGA
- a CDS encoding universal stress protein, with product MYNRILIATDGSELSEKAVQSGLDLAALCAAKVIVLKVVSHYPRSYLEGSDLLDHKEAKRIEDQWTAQAQGLLDGVKDLGHQRKVAVTTHITHSDLVAESIVEAAKKFECDLIVMASHGRKGLQRLLLGSETQHVLTHSHVPVLVLR from the coding sequence ATGTACAACCGTATTTTGATCGCCACCGATGGATCCGAACTCTCTGAAAAAGCAGTTCAGTCCGGGCTGGACCTTGCCGCACTGTGCGCCGCAAAGGTCATTGTGCTCAAGGTCGTCTCGCACTACCCGCGCAGCTACCTAGAAGGCAGCGACCTGCTGGACCACAAAGAAGCCAAGCGCATCGAAGATCAATGGACTGCGCAAGCACAGGGCCTGCTCGACGGCGTGAAAGACTTGGGCCACCAGCGCAAAGTTGCCGTGACCACTCACATCACTCACTCCGATTTAGTGGCGGAATCGATTGTGGAGGCAGCAAAAAAATTCGAGTGCGATCTGATCGTCATGGCATCGCACGGCCGCAAGGGCCTGCAGCGCCTGCTGCTGGGCAGTGAAACTCAGCATGTTCTGACGCACTCGCACGTGCCTGTTCTCGTGCTGCGTTAA
- the ccoS gene encoding cbb3-type cytochrome oxidase assembly protein CcoS gives MDILYVLIPLSVVLVMAIVAALWWAVYRGQFESVEQEAERILRDD, from the coding sequence ATGGATATTTTGTATGTGTTGATTCCGCTGTCGGTGGTGCTGGTCATGGCCATCGTGGCCGCCTTGTGGTGGGCGGTGTACCGAGGTCAGTTTGAGAGCGTGGAGCAAGAAGCTGAGCGGATTCTTCGTGACGATTGA
- a CDS encoding FixH family protein yields the protein MSAAPTKASQPLKIIHPEDGKPWWKFGHVWLVLSGPFVVVIAGLVTGYIAMSKPDPVIDPDYYRHGLEINQRLSDGEKSLAPAVTGRNHAATPAKDHPTDR from the coding sequence ATGTCGGCAGCACCCACAAAAGCTTCTCAGCCGCTCAAAATCATCCACCCCGAAGACGGCAAGCCTTGGTGGAAGTTTGGCCATGTTTGGCTCGTTCTTTCCGGCCCTTTTGTCGTTGTGATTGCAGGTTTGGTAACGGGCTATATCGCCATGAGCAAGCCTGACCCCGTGATCGACCCAGACTACTACCGCCATGGTCTGGAAATCAATCAGCGCCTGTCTGATGGCGAAAAAAGTCTGGCCCCAGCGGTTACCGGCCGCAACCATGCGGCGACACCTGCTAAGGATCACCCGACTGACCGCTGA
- the ccoO gene encoding cytochrome-c oxidase, cbb3-type subunit II encodes MSEKNNATPNAAPKAAEASKGFSHEKIETNNFLLIVLTLCVLLVGGMVEIVPLFFQKSTTEAVAGLKPYTPLQLMGRDVYLREGCYNCHSQMIRPFRAETMRYGHYSVAGEFVYDHPFQWGSKRTGPDLHRVGGKYSDEWHRIHLNNPRDVVPESNMPAYPWLETSKVDDTVVAQRMSALRKVGVPYSDEEIAASQADVKGKTEMEAVISYLQVLGRAVK; translated from the coding sequence ATGTCTGAAAAAAATAACGCAACTCCTAACGCGGCCCCTAAGGCAGCAGAGGCTTCAAAAGGCTTCTCGCACGAAAAGATCGAGACCAACAACTTCTTGTTGATTGTGTTGACGCTGTGCGTGCTGCTGGTGGGCGGTATGGTGGAAATTGTTCCGCTGTTCTTTCAAAAGTCCACCACAGAAGCGGTGGCCGGTTTGAAGCCCTACACCCCCTTGCAGCTGATGGGCCGCGATGTGTATCTGCGTGAAGGTTGCTACAACTGCCACTCGCAGATGATTCGCCCCTTCCGCGCTGAGACCATGCGCTACGGCCACTACTCGGTGGCGGGTGAGTTTGTGTACGACCACCCCTTCCAGTGGGGCTCCAAGCGCACCGGCCCTGACTTGCACCGCGTGGGCGGCAAGTACAGCGATGAATGGCATCGCATTCACCTGAACAACCCGCGTGATGTGGTGCCTGAGTCCAACATGCCTGCCTATCCGTGGCTTGAGACCAGTAAGGTCGATGACACCGTGGTGGCCCAGCGCATGAGCGCTTTGCGCAAAGTGGGCGTGCCTTACAGCGATGAAGAAATCGCCGCTTCGCAGGCTGACGTCAAGGGCAAGACCGAGATGGAGGCAGTGATCTCCTATCTGCAGGTTCTGGGCCGCGCCGTCAAATAA